From the Streptomonospora nanhaiensis genome, the window GCGTGCGACCGGCCCAACGGATCGTCCTTCCCGTCCGGGCACACCGCCGCCGCGGTCGGGTTCGCCGCGGCCGTGGCCGGGGTGTCGCCCGCGTGGGGCGCGGCCTGCGCGGTCCCGGCCGGGCTGGTCGCCCTGGAGCGGGTGCACGCGGCCAGCCACTACCCCAGCGACGTCGCCGCCGGGGCCGCCATCGGCGCGGCCAGCGCCTGGCTGGCCCACCGCGCCCCCCGGCCGCCCCGCGCCCTGGTGGCGCGGTGGGCGGGGCGGGCGCGGCGCGCCGTCGCGGCGTGGCGCTGAGGCAGAGGCGGTACCGGTCCCCCGAGGTCAGGTCCCCGACGGACCGGCGAAGCGGCGATGTCGGCCGGTCGCCGGACGGAACCGACCACGGCCCATGCCCCGCGCTCGCTCGTGCGCCGCTCCCCCGCACGCGCCGGGCCCGCCGCCCGGCGCGTGGAGCGCGGGGCGGCGGGCCCGTGACCGCACCGGTCGCCGGCCGGCCGTTCCCGGTCCGGCCCGGGCCGATCGGGGCCCGGGCCGGCGGTTCAGCGGTCGCGTTGGTGGGAGGCCACCGTCTGGCCGGACTCCTTGGCCGCGGCCGAGACGTGCTGCGCGTTCTCCTGGGCCTGCTGCCCCGTGGTCTGGGCGGCTCCCTGCGCCGTACCCTTGACCTCCTGGGCGGCCTGGCGGGCCGACTCCTTGGCGCCGCCCTTCAGCCGCTCGGCCGACTCGGTGACCGACTGCTCGACCGGGGTGACCACGTCGCCCGCCTGCTCCCGGAGCCGCCGCGCCGCCTGCCGCTCCGCCCGACTCTCGGAGAGCACCGACGCCGCCAGCAGGCCCGCGCCGAAGGCGATCAGCCCGGCGGCCACCGGATTGCCCTCCGTCTGGTGGGCGACCCTGTCGGGCACGGAGCGCACCGCCTCCATCGCCTGCCCACCGCCCTCCTTCATCGAACCGGAGGTCTGGGAGGCGCTGCCCATCATGCGTTCGCGCATGTGCCGGGCGCGGTGGCGCATCCCCTCGGTCCGCCGGCGCGCGATGGCCCGCGGGCTGGTGCGGTCGGTGAGCCGGTTGACGTCGCGGGTCAACTCGGCCCGCGTCTGCTCGATGTCGCCTCTTATCTGGTCGGGTGCCGTGCCCATTGCGCGTCCTCCTTCAGCGTCTCGACGGTCCGCTCGGGCTTGGGCGATACCTGGCGCATCCTGCTCCGCCCCACGACGAACAGGACCGCGCCGATCACGGCCCACACGGCGGCGACGATGAGCGCCGCCCAGCCCGCGGGCATGACCGCGGCCAGGCCGAAGACGGCCGCCAGGCTCACCAGCACGAGCACCATGTAGCCGGCGAACGCGGCACCGCTCAGCATGCCGGCGGCCTTGCCGGCCTTGGTCGCCTCCTCGCGCACCTCCGCCTTGGCCAGCTCGACCTCCTGGCGGAGGAGCTTCTGCACGTCCGCGACGAGCTCGCCCACGAGGTCGCCGAGCGACCGGTCGTGGTCGGCGCGCTGCGCGGGCACCTCCTGGGCGGCCCGCTGCTCCGGGGGTGTGGCGTACGGGACGGTCATCTCACCTCACCTCGCGGTACTGCGGCGGGACCCCGGTCTGCTGCTCGGGGATGCCGCGGGGTTCGTGGGCGGTCTCGGCCTGGGGTCGGGACTCCGCTTCGGGGCCGCCCGCCGCGTCGCCGGAGTCGGCCGCGCGGGCGGACTTCACCAGCCGGCCCACCGCGAAGCCCGCCGCGGCGGCACCGGCCAGGAAGAGCGCGGGGCGCCGGCGGGCGAAGGACTGCACGTCGTCGAGCACGCCCTGGGCGCCGTTGCGCTCCAGGTAGTCGGCCGCGGCGTCGCCGCGCTCGGCGAGCCGGTGCACCGCGCCGCGCGCCGGTGAGCCCGTGTCCGCGTTGTCGGCCATCGACCCGAGGTCGCGCGACCACTGCCGCAGGCCCTGGCACAGGCGCTGGGTCTGCTCCTCGGCCTCGTCGGCGATCCGGCCGCGCATGTCCTCGGCGACGGCGCGGGCCTGCGAGCGGGACTCCGCGGCGACGTGGCGCACCTGGTCGCGCGCCGTCGACGCGACGTCGGCGGTGGCCGACCGCGCCTCCCCGGCGGTCCGCGACGCCTGCTCCTTGGCCACCTGACCGGTCTGCTGCTCCGGCCCGGCGCTGGTCTCAGATCTCATCACCGGTGCCTCCTCAAGACGGTCCGTTGGGTGCGGTCCCCGTTCGGCTACCCACCACGCCGGGGTCAATTCACCCTCGTCTCACCCGCGTCCGGGGGTTCCGGGCGCCGCCGCACCGGCCGGTGGCGCCCGGCTGCGGGAGGCGCGGGCGCCCGAGGCCGGGGAGTGGCCGCCGCGGAGGTCCGGTTCACCGCGGCCGGGGCCGTCCGGGTGCCGCGCGGGCGGTGCCCCGGACGGCCCACCGGGGTCAGCAGCCGGTGCCGGGCGGCGGGAGTTCGCGGGTGCGCAGGTAGGTGTCGGCGTGGGCGACGACGCAGGCGTTGCCGTTCCAGTACAGGCCGTGCCCGGGGCCGTCGTGGACGATGGAGACGCTGCCCGGCACGCTTGCGACCGCGCGCGAGGTGGAGCCGAAGTCGCTCCACGTGCCGGCGCCCAGCAGCGGCGGCACGCCCTCGGGCAGCGGGCCGGGCGGGTTGGTGACCGGGGTGGGCCAGCCGGCGCAGGTGAGGATGCTGCCGTACATGTGGAGGCGGCCGCCGGTGTTGGGCGCGACCTCGCTCAGCCGCGCCACGGTCGCCGCCATCTGGGCGTGGTCGGCGGGGCGGTTCCAGTCCAGGCACTCGACCACGCCGGGCTGGGGGAACCCGGGGAAGGGGCGGTCGGGGTCGCGCACGAACCCCGACGCGTCGCCGTCCTCGGCGGCCAGGACCGCCTCGGCCAGCTCCCGCCACGTCGCGCCGGGCCGGTTGGCGGTGAGCACGGCGAACGCGGTGGCCTCCAGGTCGCGGCCGGTGTAGTGGACCCCGGCGACCGGGGCGGGGATCGGGTCGGCGTCGGCCCTCGCGGTCAGCGCCCGCCAGCGCTCCGCCACGTCGCTTCCGTGGAGCGCGCAGGACTCCTCGGCGGCGCACCAGTCGGCGAAGCGATCGAACGCCGTGTCGCCGTCGCGGGCGAAGCCCTCGTAGACGGCGTCGCCCTCGCGGGTGTGGTCGGCGGTCCCGTCGAGGTAGAGGGTCCGCACCCGGTCCGGGTACTGCCGGGCGTAGCTCTGGCCGATCACGCCGCCGTAGGAGGTCATGTGCAGGTTCAGCCGCCGCTCGCCCAGGGCGGCGCGAATGGCCTCCAGGTCGTCGGCGTGGTCGGCGGAGCTCATGTGGTCGAACAGCGCGGGGCCGGCCGCGCGGCACTCCTGCGCCACGGCCCGGTTGGCGGCGGCCAGTTCGGCGAACGCGGCCTGGTCGGCCGGCACGGCCGGGGTGGCGGCGTAGCGCCAGTCGCAGTCCAGGGGCGTGCTGAAGCCGCCCTGGCCGTTGGGGGCGCCGCGCAGGTCCCAGGTGACAATGTCCATGTGCTCGCGCAGGCCGGCGAAGGAGTCGCCGTAGGCGCCGAGGTAGGCGATGCTGAACCCGATGGGCCCGCCGGGGTTGACCACCACGCTGCCCTCGGCGCCGCCGCGGCCGGTCTCGGGCAGCCGGCCCACGGTCAGCGTGATGTGCCGCCCGCGGGGTCGGTCGTGGTCGACCGGCACGCGCAGGGTGGCGCACTCCATGCCGGTCCCGTAGTCGCCTTCGGGGCAGGCGCCCCAGTCCAGGCGCTGCCCGCTCCCGGCGGCGGGGGCCTCCGCCGCGTCGGCCTCCTGCGCCCACGCGGGGCCCGGCGGGAAGGTGAGGGCGGCGGCGAGGGCGAGGGGCAGCACGGCCGCGGTCGCGGCGGGTCTGCGGTGCATGGCGGCTCCCTGGGAGGCGAGGCGGTCTGGGGTGCGGTCTGCGGCGCACACACTCTCCCGCGCGCGGACCTTCCCCCGCATCGGGCCGCGAGCCGGTTTTGCGCCTCCGACCGGGGGCCGAGGCGCGCGCGGCCCCGGCGGGCGCCTCCGCCCCCGGTATGACGGCCCGGAGTGGGAGGGGCGCCGGGTGTCGGCGGCGGCCGCCGGCGTCGGCGCATGGCGAGATCCGCTGGGCCTGCGACACCTGGCTCGCCCGCTCCGACGGCGGGCTCAGCGGCGGTCCCGTGCTCACCGCCTACGCGGCCGGCACCGAGGTGGGCTCCGTCAGCCTGGGGCCCTTCATCAGCGCCGAGGGCGCCGGCCCCGCCTGGACCGGTCGGCCGTTGCCGTCCCCGAACCGGCGGGCACGCGGCTGCCCCCCGGGCTGCCCGCGCCCGGCCGGGGGCGGTACCACGGCTTCTCCGCCGAGGTTTGGTAGCCGCACGGGAGCGCGTCCGCCCGGTCCCCCGCGGCCGCGGGGCCGGAGGGGGCCGGGCGCAGGGGCCGCGCCGACCGCGTCAGGCCACGACCAGGCTGAGCAGCAGCGCCGAGGCGAACCCGGTGAGGCCGACGATCGTCTTCATCACCGTCCAGGACTTCAGGGTGTCGGAGACCGACATGCCGAAGTACCGGTTGGCCATCCCGAGTCGTTCACGTGCGAGAACGCGGTCCCGCCCGAGGCGATCGCGATGCAGGTGAGGGCCAGTACGGGGTCGCTGACGTCCATCTGGGCGGCGAGCGGCTGGGTGAGCGTGGCGCCGGTGATCATGGCGACGGTGCCCGACCCCTGCGAGATCCGGATGACCGCCGAGGAGATGAACCCGAACGCCACGATCGGGATGCCCCAGCCGGTCATCGCGTCGGCCAGGATCTCGCCCACGCCCGAGTCCACCAGCAGCCCGCCGAACACGCCTCCCGCGCCGGTGATCAGGATGATCACGCCGGCCGGGGCGAGCGCGGCCGTCGCGGTCTCCTGCAGCTCGGCGAGGGTGGCGCCGCGCCGCACGCCGAAGAACCACAGCGTGTACAGGCAGGTGAGCAGCAGGGCGATCACCGGGTGGCCGACGAACGCCAGCGCGGTGTGGGCGGCGCCGCCCTCGGGCAGCAGCGCGCCGCCCGTGGTGCCGGCCAGGATCAGCACCAGCGGCAGCAGCAGCGCCCCGATGACCGAGCCAAATCCGGGCAGCGACGCGGCCGGGGAGGTGCCGCCGTCGGCCCGCGCCTGCGGGCCGCCCGCTCCCTCGCCGGATCCGCCGGCGCCGGTGCCCTCAGCCGCCTCAGCGCCTTCAGCGCCTTCGGCGCCCGCCGCTCCCGTGCCGGCCGGGCGCCCGCCCACCTCCGCGCCCGCGGGCTCGATCGGCGCCGGCACGTAGATGCGCTCGGAGATGAAGCGGCCGAAGACCGGACCGGCGACGACCACGGCCGCGCCGCCGCAGACGACCCCGAACAGGATGACCAGCCCCATGTCGGCGCCCATGATCCCGGCGGTGGCGATCGGGCCGGGGGTGGGCGGGATGAAGGTGTGGGTGACGCTCAGCCCCGCGCACAGCGGGATCCCGTAGAAGAGCAGGGACCGCTTGGTGCGCCGGGCGATCTGGTAGAGCATCGGCACCAGGACCACGATTGCGACGTCGATGAACACCGCGATCGAGACGAGGAACCCGGCGCAGCCCAGCCCCCAGGCGACGTGCCGGTCGGGGAAGCGGTCGATCAGGGTGGCGGCCAGCCGCTCGGCCGCGCCCGCCCTGCGCAGCACCTCGCCGAACACCGACCCCAGCCCGATGACCAGCGCGACCTCGCCCAGTCCGCCGCCCATCTTCTCGACGACGAGGTCCACCAGCTCCACCGGCGGGGTGCCGGTGGCCAGGCCGAACGTGATGCTGACCAGCAGCAGCGCGATGAACGCCTGGAACTTGAGCCGGATGACCAGGAACAGCAGCAGGACCACGGCGAGCACGGCCGCGGTCACCAGCCACGCGGTGGACTCCATGTCACTCCCGTCCGGGCCCGGTCGCCGGGCCGGTGGGGACCGCGCCGCGGTCGGTGGCGGACCGGAGGAAGCGGAAGTCGCAGCCCTCCTCGGCCTGCGTCACCTGCTCGACGTAGAGCCTGCGGTAGCCGCGCTCGGGAGCGGGGGGCGCGGCGGGGGCCTCCTCGGCGCGCCGGCGCAGCTCCTCCTCGGAGACCTCCACCTCGATGACGCGGTCGCGCACGCTGAGGCGGACGGTGTCGCCGGTGCGCACGTAGCGCAGCGGGCCGCCGACCGCCGCCTCGGGCGAGACGTGCAGGACGATGGTGCCGGCGGCGGTGCCCGACATCCGGCCGTCGGAGACGCGCACCATGTCGCGGACCCCCTTGAGGGCGAGCCTGCGCGGGATGGGGATGTACCCGGCCTCGGGCATGCCCGGGGCGCCGACGGGGCCGATGTTGCGCAGCACGAGCACGTCGTCGGGCTCGACGTCGAGGTCGGGGTCGTCGATGCGCGCGGCCATGTCCGCGGAGTCCTCGAAGACGACGGCGCGGCCGCGGTGCTCCATCAGGTCCTGGTCGGCGGCGGCCTGCTTGATGATGGCGCCGTTGGGGGCGAGGTTGCCGCGCAGCACGGCGATACCGCCGGCGGGGTAGACGGGTTCGCTCCGGGGCCGGATGACCTCCTGGGCGAAGGGCTCGGGCGAGCGGTCCAGCTCCTCGCCCAGGGTGCGGCCGGTGACGGTGAGGGCGTCCAGGTGCAGCAGGTCGCGGATCTCCCGCAGCAGCCGCGGCACGCCGCCGGCCTTGTGCAGGTCCTCCATGTAGTGGCTGCCGGCCGGCTTGAGGTCGACCAGGACGGGGGTCTCGCGGCTCATCGCGTCGAACCGGTCCAGGTCGAGCGTGTAGCCCAGGCGCCCGGCGATGGCGGCCAGGTGCACGATGGCGTTGGTGGAGCCGCCCACGGCCAGGAGCACGCGCAGCGCGTTCTCGATGGCCTCGGGGGTGAGGACGCGGTCGACGGTGAGCCCTTCGGCCGCGAGTTCGGCGGCGCGCCGCCCGGTCAGCTCGGCGACGCGCATCCGGTCGGCGGTGACCGCGGGCGGTGTGGCGCTGCCGGGCAGGGCGATGCCCATGGCCTCGGCCACGCAGGCCATGGTGCTGGCGGTGCCGGCGACCGAGCAGGTGCCGACGCTGCCGACCAGGCTGCCGTTGACCTCGGCCATCTGGGCCTCGTCGAGTTCGCCGCCGCGGTGGCGGCCCCAGAACGCCCGGCAGTCGGTGCACGCGCCCACGCGGGCGCCCCGGTAGGCGCCGGTGAGCATGGACCCGGTGACCAGCTGGATGGCCGGCTTGTTGGCGGATGCGGCGCCCATGAGCTGGGCGGGGACGGTCTTGTCGCAGCCGCCGATGAGCACCACGGCGTCCACCGGCAGCGCGTTGATCATCTCCTCGGTGTCCATGGACATGAGGTTGCGCAGCAGCATGCTGGTGGGCTGGGAGAAGCTCTCGTGCAGCGAGATGGTGGGGAACTCGACCGGCAGCGCGCCCGAGAGCAGCACGCCGCGCCGCACGGCCTCGATGAGCTGCGGCGCGTTGCCGTGGCAGGGGTTGAACCCGCTGCCGGTGTTGACGATGCCCACGACGGTCCGGTCCAGGGCGTCGTCGGTGTAGCCCGCGCCCTTGATGAACGCCTTGCGCAGGAAGAGCGCGAACCCGGCGTCCCCGTAGTCGGTGAGGTTGCCGCGCATGCCGCGCGGCGCCGCCGGGTGCCCGGCCCGATCATCGGTCATTATCGACTCCATTATTGATAATCTTGGCAATGAAGCTCGGCCATGGAACCACGGCCGTGTGGTCCGCGCAACTACGATGGGAGCCGCGCATCACGCGCGGCCCCGCCACGGAAGGGATGGACGTGCCCGGCACACGCGCCACGAGTTCGGTCGACCTCGCCGAGCAGTTGGAGGAGGAGATCGTGCTCGGCCTGCGCTATCCGCGCGAGCGGCTGGTCGAGGACGACCTGATGGCGCGCTTCGACGCCAAGCGGCACGCGGTGCGCAGCGCGCTGCGCGAACTGGAGACC encodes:
- a CDS encoding phosphatase PAP2 family protein, producing the protein MGASKRLHRVDRRLVRHAASWRPPWDRRLRAALETASEHTRVWWAAAALMAAAGGPRGRRAAAFGLVGMGLAEFLSNGVCKRVYHRHRPPEDLAPDEEACDRPNGSSFPSGHTAAAVGFAAAVAGVSPAWGAACAVPAGLVALERVHAASHYPSDVAAGAAIGAASAWLAHRAPRPPRALVARWAGRARRAVAAWR
- a CDS encoding DUF3618 domain-containing protein; the protein is MGTAPDQIRGDIEQTRAELTRDVNRLTDRTSPRAIARRRTEGMRHRARHMRERMMGSASQTSGSMKEGGGQAMEAVRSVPDRVAHQTEGNPVAAGLIAFGAGLLAASVLSESRAERQAARRLREQAGDVVTPVEQSVTESAERLKGGAKESARQAAQEVKGTAQGAAQTTGQQAQENAQHVSAAAKESGQTVASHQRDR
- a CDS encoding phage holin family protein; translated protein: MTVPYATPPEQRAAQEVPAQRADHDRSLGDLVGELVADVQKLLRQEVELAKAEVREEATKAGKAAGMLSGAAFAGYMVLVLVSLAAVFGLAAVMPAGWAALIVAAVWAVIGAVLFVVGRSRMRQVSPKPERTVETLKEDAQWARHPTR
- a CDS encoding alpha/beta fold hydrolase → MHRRPAATAAVLPLALAAALTFPPGPAWAQEADAAEAPAAGSGQRLDWGACPEGDYGTGMECATLRVPVDHDRPRGRHITLTVGRLPETGRGGAEGSVVVNPGGPIGFSIAYLGAYGDSFAGLREHMDIVTWDLRGAPNGQGGFSTPLDCDWRYAATPAVPADQAAFAELAAANRAVAQECRAAGPALFDHMSSADHADDLEAIRAALGERRLNLHMTSYGGVIGQSYARQYPDRVRTLYLDGTADHTREGDAVYEGFARDGDTAFDRFADWCAAEESCALHGSDVAERWRALTARADADPIPAPVAGVHYTGRDLEATAFAVLTANRPGATWRELAEAVLAAEDGDASGFVRDPDRPFPGFPQPGVVECLDWNRPADHAQMAATVARLSEVAPNTGGRLHMYGSILTCAGWPTPVTNPPGPLPEGVPPLLGAGTWSDFGSTSRAVASVPGSVSIVHDGPGHGLYWNGNACVVAHADTYLRTRELPPPGTGC
- a CDS encoding dihydroxy-acid dehydratase, which codes for MTDDRAGHPAAPRGMRGNLTDYGDAGFALFLRKAFIKGAGYTDDALDRTVVGIVNTGSGFNPCHGNAPQLIEAVRRGVLLSGALPVEFPTISLHESFSQPTSMLLRNLMSMDTEEMINALPVDAVVLIGGCDKTVPAQLMGAASANKPAIQLVTGSMLTGAYRGARVGACTDCRAFWGRHRGGELDEAQMAEVNGSLVGSVGTCSVAGTASTMACVAEAMGIALPGSATPPAVTADRMRVAELTGRRAAELAAEGLTVDRVLTPEAIENALRVLLAVGGSTNAIVHLAAIAGRLGYTLDLDRFDAMSRETPVLVDLKPAGSHYMEDLHKAGGVPRLLREIRDLLHLDALTVTGRTLGEELDRSPEPFAQEVIRPRSEPVYPAGGIAVLRGNLAPNGAIIKQAAADQDLMEHRGRAVVFEDSADMAARIDDPDLDVEPDDVLVLRNIGPVGAPGMPEAGYIPIPRRLALKGVRDMVRVSDGRMSGTAAGTIVLHVSPEAAVGGPLRYVRTGDTVRLSVRDRVIEVEVSEEELRRRAEEAPAAPPAPERGYRRLYVEQVTQAEEGCDFRFLRSATDRGAVPTGPATGPGRE